In a single window of the Streptomyces sp. NBC_00094 genome:
- a CDS encoding wax ester/triacylglycerol synthase family O-acyltransferase produces the protein MSSSELLAPLDLAFWHLESPTHPLHLGALAHFGPVPAAPDHEPPPDVLDLLARRAAAIPRLRMRVRDVLIPLGGAAWSADPDFDVRRHVREITLPGVDFPAETTRLAAELMERPVERGRPPWEMYLLTGAPDGSFAVLVKLHHALADGMRAVAIGAGIFDEIAAARRPVRRPRPVPPRSWLPGPGLLLDLAKDRLGDLGRAVEVGASVVGSSVVRAGGLDGRPAAALAADSSGTRRLATATLSLDRVHRIRRATGGTANDVLLAVVAGALRRWFDGRGPAALPGADPRALVPVSRRRPGAPPGPGNSLSGYLVDLPVTEPDPAARLAAVRDAMDRNKAAGPFRGAGAVALLADRLPPLAHRFGAPFASGAARLLFDLLVTQVPLPRTALSLGGAPLRGLFPMAPLARGQSLAVAMSPYGGRVHVGLVADGEAVPDLDALADALTAELDLLDPPETPEGPGTPGTPRTP, from the coding sequence GTGAGCAGCAGCGAGCTACTGGCCCCCCTTGATCTGGCCTTCTGGCACCTGGAGTCCCCGACCCACCCCCTGCACCTCGGAGCCCTCGCCCACTTCGGTCCCGTCCCCGCGGCCCCGGACCACGAGCCGCCTCCGGACGTCCTGGACCTGCTCGCCCGCCGCGCCGCCGCCATCCCCCGGCTCCGGATGCGCGTGCGCGACGTCCTGATCCCCCTCGGCGGCGCCGCCTGGAGCGCCGACCCGGACTTCGACGTACGCCGTCACGTCCGGGAGATCACCCTTCCCGGCGTGGACTTCCCCGCCGAGACCACCCGCCTTGCGGCCGAACTCATGGAACGCCCGGTCGAGCGCGGCCGGCCGCCCTGGGAGATGTACCTCCTGACGGGCGCCCCCGACGGCTCCTTCGCCGTCCTCGTGAAGCTCCACCACGCCCTCGCCGACGGCATGCGGGCCGTCGCCATCGGCGCCGGGATCTTCGACGAGATCGCCGCCGCCCGCCGACCGGTGCGCCGCCCCCGCCCCGTACCCCCGCGCTCGTGGCTCCCCGGCCCCGGGCTCCTCCTCGACCTCGCCAAGGACCGCCTCGGCGACCTCGGCCGGGCCGTCGAGGTCGGCGCCTCGGTCGTCGGTTCCTCCGTCGTCCGCGCCGGCGGCCTCGACGGGCGTCCCGCCGCCGCCCTCGCCGCCGACTCCAGCGGCACACGCCGGCTCGCCACCGCGACCCTGTCCCTCGACCGCGTGCACCGGATCCGCCGCGCCACGGGCGGCACCGCCAACGACGTGCTCCTCGCCGTCGTCGCCGGAGCCCTGCGCCGCTGGTTCGACGGGCGGGGCCCGGCCGCCCTGCCCGGAGCCGACCCCCGGGCCCTCGTCCCCGTCTCGCGCCGCCGCCCCGGTGCCCCGCCCGGTCCCGGCAACAGCCTCTCCGGCTACCTCGTCGACCTGCCGGTGACCGAGCCCGACCCGGCGGCCCGACTCGCCGCCGTACGCGACGCCATGGACCGCAACAAGGCCGCCGGCCCCTTCCGGGGCGCGGGCGCCGTCGCGCTCCTCGCCGACCGGCTGCCTCCGCTCGCCCACCGCTTCGGCGCCCCCTTCGCCTCCGGCGCGGCCAGGCTCCTGTTCGACCTCCTCGTCACCCAGGTGCCGCTGCCCCGCACCGCGCTCTCCCTCGGCGGCGCTCCGCTGCGCGGGCTCTTCCCCATGGCCCCGCTCGCCCGCGGCCAGTCCCTCGCCGTCGCCATGTCCCCCTACGGCGGCCGGGTCCATGTCGGTCTCGTCGCCGACGGCGAGGCGGTCCCCGACCTCGACGCGCTCGCCGACGCGCTCACCGCCGAACTCGACCTGCTCGACCCGCCGGAGACGCCGGAGGGGCCGGGGACGCCGGGGACGCCGAGGACGCCGTAG
- a CDS encoding response regulator transcription factor: MRVLLVEDDEDLRFGVAAALRAAGLAVDEAADLPRADEALFVTAYDCAVFDRMLPSGDAAVYVEELRRGGREVPVLFLTARDTVADRVEGFASGGDDYLVKPFAVPELVARVRSLCRRSGVVRPPVHRVGDLEVDTARRHVRRAGVLLTLTTREFAVLEVLAARADQAVSRAELIESCWDEMAEPQSNVLEVLVSQLRRKLGDPPLIHTVRGVGYRLAPDDAR, from the coding sequence GTGCGCGTACTGCTCGTCGAGGACGACGAAGACCTCCGGTTCGGGGTGGCCGCCGCTCTGCGGGCCGCCGGGCTCGCCGTCGACGAAGCGGCCGATCTGCCACGGGCCGACGAGGCCCTGTTCGTCACCGCGTACGACTGCGCGGTCTTCGACCGGATGCTGCCGTCCGGGGACGCCGCCGTCTACGTCGAGGAGCTGCGGCGCGGCGGCCGCGAGGTACCCGTCCTGTTCCTCACGGCGCGCGACACCGTGGCGGACCGGGTGGAGGGCTTCGCGAGCGGCGGCGACGACTACCTCGTCAAGCCGTTCGCCGTGCCCGAGCTGGTGGCCCGGGTGCGCAGCCTGTGCCGCCGTTCCGGCGTCGTACGCCCGCCGGTGCACCGCGTCGGCGACCTGGAGGTCGACACCGCCCGTCGGCACGTCCGCCGGGCCGGGGTGCTGCTGACCCTCACCACCAGGGAGTTCGCCGTCCTTGAGGTCCTCGCGGCCCGGGCCGACCAGGCGGTGTCGCGCGCCGAGCTGATCGAGAGCTGCTGGGACGAGATGGCCGAGCCGCAGTCCAACGTCCTGGAGGTACTCGTCTCCCAGCTCCGCCGCAAGCTCGGGGACCCGCCGCTGATCCACACCGTGCGGGGCGTCGGCTACCGGCTCGCACCCGACGACGCGCGGTGA
- a CDS encoding SpoIIE family protein phosphatase, whose translation MGGFDWDLLTGTMIMDEAALEVFDLDRADYDDRPESLGSRVLPDEGRRLDTLVAQALKEGSDQYGAYFRIRRRDGIHQWTHTQGLVHRDDTGRPVRIVGVLRDATHELSESAARLGLDEGRRRRAGVVEGTTAALAYARTVQDVIDLLNDSHALEHFGAASLVMGLLEAGRIHLVAEGPDGAFVPGTRFTRVDEPYPMGEVIRTLRPRFIDTAQDFAESFPVLWPHISGLGITAAAYLPLIAQARPIGALGLLYSDKTGFSEDERTLLVALGSSIAQSLQRAMLYEQEHDLAEGLQQAMLPRRIPEVQGAQTAVRYRSARLGRDIGGDWYDIIPLPGGRVGAVIGDVQGHDTHAAAVMGQLRIVLRAYAAEGHPPATVMARASVFLHELDTERFATCTYAEVDLGTGVVQIVRAGHVDPLVREIDGRCRRLPVEGGLPLGLSAEFGRLDYPVTALELDPGQTLMLYTDGLVEKPGADLDEGFQWLTSLVRRGPADLQQLADHLCDVVADRGGEDDVAILLLRRQATFGPQGAGRFRQHVAQSDPEALSSARHMIRAAVRAWGGGERADEIELVADELMTNALMHTDGGAIVTLRVLSGTERRLRVEVEDRSSALPRRREAGEAGVSGRGLLLVERISDAWGVESRGGGKCVWCEFTWRTEATRLC comes from the coding sequence ATGGGCGGTTTCGACTGGGACCTGCTCACCGGGACGATGATCATGGACGAGGCCGCCCTCGAGGTCTTCGACCTGGACCGCGCGGACTACGACGACCGCCCGGAGAGCCTCGGCTCCCGGGTCCTGCCCGACGAGGGCCGCCGTCTCGACACCCTGGTGGCGCAGGCGCTCAAGGAGGGCAGCGACCAGTACGGCGCGTACTTCCGCATCCGCCGCCGCGACGGCATCCACCAGTGGACCCACACCCAGGGACTGGTCCATCGCGACGACACGGGCCGGCCGGTCCGCATCGTGGGCGTCCTCCGCGACGCCACCCACGAACTGTCCGAGTCCGCCGCCCGGCTCGGCCTCGACGAGGGACGCCGCCGACGCGCCGGCGTCGTCGAGGGCACCACCGCCGCCCTGGCCTACGCCAGGACCGTGCAGGACGTCATCGACCTGCTCAACGACTCGCACGCCCTCGAACACTTCGGCGCCGCCAGCCTTGTCATGGGCCTCCTCGAAGCCGGCCGCATCCACCTGGTCGCGGAGGGCCCCGACGGCGCCTTCGTGCCGGGCACCCGCTTCACCCGGGTGGACGAGCCGTACCCGATGGGCGAGGTGATCCGTACCCTCCGGCCCCGGTTCATCGACACGGCCCAGGACTTCGCCGAGTCCTTCCCGGTGCTCTGGCCGCACATCAGCGGGCTCGGCATCACCGCCGCCGCCTATCTGCCGCTCATCGCCCAGGCCCGGCCCATCGGCGCGCTCGGGCTGCTCTACAGCGACAAGACCGGCTTCAGCGAGGATGAGCGGACCCTGCTCGTCGCCCTCGGCAGCAGCATCGCCCAGAGCCTCCAGCGCGCCATGCTGTACGAGCAGGAGCACGACCTCGCCGAAGGGCTCCAGCAGGCGATGCTGCCGCGCCGGATCCCCGAGGTGCAGGGCGCGCAGACGGCCGTCCGCTACCGCTCGGCCCGGCTCGGCCGGGACATCGGCGGCGACTGGTACGACATCATCCCGCTCCCCGGGGGACGGGTCGGCGCCGTCATCGGCGACGTCCAGGGCCATGACACCCACGCGGCGGCCGTCATGGGCCAGCTCCGGATCGTGTTGCGTGCCTACGCCGCCGAGGGGCACCCCCCGGCCACGGTCATGGCCCGGGCCTCCGTCTTCCTCCACGAGCTCGACACCGAACGCTTCGCCACCTGCACGTACGCCGAGGTCGACCTCGGCACCGGGGTCGTCCAGATCGTCCGCGCCGGACACGTCGACCCGCTGGTCCGGGAGATCGACGGCCGCTGCCGCAGGCTCCCGGTGGAGGGCGGGCTGCCCCTCGGGCTCTCCGCGGAGTTCGGCCGGCTCGACTACCCCGTGACCGCCCTGGAGCTGGACCCCGGGCAGACCCTGATGCTCTACACCGACGGTCTGGTGGAGAAGCCGGGCGCCGACCTCGACGAGGGCTTCCAGTGGCTCACCTCCCTCGTCCGGCGCGGCCCCGCCGACCTCCAGCAGCTCGCCGACCACCTGTGCGACGTGGTCGCCGACCGCGGCGGCGAGGACGACGTGGCGATCCTGCTGCTCCGCCGCCAGGCCACGTTCGGCCCGCAGGGCGCCGGCCGGTTCCGGCAGCACGTCGCCCAGAGCGACCCCGAGGCGCTGAGCTCGGCCCGGCACATGATCAGGGCCGCGGTCCGGGCCTGGGGCGGGGGTGAGCGCGCGGACGAGATCGAGCTGGTTGCGGACGAGCTGATGACCAACGCGCTGATGCACACCGACGGCGGGGCGATCGTGACCCTGCGGGTCCTGAGCGGGACCGAGCGGCGGCTGCGCGTGGAGGTCGAGGACCGGTCCAGTGCGCTGCCCCGCCGCCGCGAGGCGGGGGAGGCGGGCGTCTCCGGCCGGGGGCTGCTCCTGGTGGAGCGGATCTCCGACGCCTGGGGCGTGGAGTCGCGGGGCGGCGGCAAGTGCGTCTGGTGCGAGTTCACGTGGCGAACTGAGGCCACCCGGCTCTGTTAA
- a CDS encoding alpha/beta hydrolase: MITAATRSRQALVLALAVLGATSLAACTAGNDSAGNGSNGNRATVSADPASRPDLRRFYQQRLVWQPCGDHRCASLTVPMDYARPGNGKTFVLPVAKAVTATPGKRVGSLVLNPGGPGERGARLVRDGVADDIGQGVRDRFDIVSFDPRGVGGSKPALTCTAAAPAEPGEGEGKAPDEGETPDDAAGVPLNPRTASERAVALASARATAADCRAASGPLLPHVGTDDAARDLDVLRAALGDRRLTYVGWSYGTSLGTSYAEQFPRRVRAMVLDGAVDPSLDWRQRMLSQSTGFRKAVEEYADSCADTVGDACPGATPEEIRSLVDRLLARTEREPLPVDDSPYGLDASTLVSALSLSMYTPEAQWKDLSEALVAADGGDGTPLAALAAGEEEPPDTDAGASDEPAEPEASDGPPEDEASDGPSDDVPEDNGDAALIAINCLDVPHPRDAQAYWDALAPADKAAGVYGTTGVTNELVCKDLPAGAQRPHRVRAEGVPPVLVVGTAGDPATPYGEAVSLAGQFPQGMLLSFDAPGHTGYGRSACVDGKVEAYLISLTKIRPGTTCTA; the protein is encoded by the coding sequence GTGATCACCGCCGCCACCCGCAGCCGCCAGGCCCTCGTCCTCGCCCTCGCCGTCCTCGGCGCCACCTCCCTGGCCGCCTGCACGGCCGGGAACGACTCGGCCGGGAACGGCTCGAACGGGAACCGAGCGACGGTCTCGGCCGATCCCGCCTCCCGCCCCGACCTGCGGCGCTTCTACCAGCAGCGACTCGTCTGGCAGCCCTGCGGCGACCACCGGTGCGCCTCGCTCACCGTGCCGATGGACTACGCCCGCCCCGGCAACGGCAAGACCTTCGTCCTGCCGGTGGCGAAGGCGGTCACCGCGACCCCGGGGAAGCGCGTCGGCTCGCTCGTCCTCAACCCCGGAGGCCCGGGCGAGCGTGGTGCGCGGCTCGTCAGGGACGGCGTCGCCGACGACATCGGCCAGGGCGTGCGGGACCGGTTCGACATCGTGTCCTTCGACCCGCGCGGGGTCGGCGGGAGCAAGCCCGCCCTGACCTGCACCGCCGCCGCCCCCGCGGAACCGGGCGAAGGTGAAGGGAAGGCCCCGGACGAAGGCGAGACCCCGGACGACGCCGCCGGCGTACCCCTCAACCCCCGGACCGCGTCCGAGCGCGCCGTCGCCCTGGCGAGCGCGCGGGCGACGGCCGCCGACTGCCGCGCGGCCAGCGGTCCGCTGCTCCCCCACGTCGGAACGGACGACGCCGCCCGCGACCTGGACGTGCTGCGGGCGGCGCTCGGTGACCGGCGGCTGACGTACGTCGGCTGGTCGTACGGCACGAGCCTGGGCACCTCGTACGCCGAGCAGTTCCCTCGCCGCGTACGGGCGATGGTCCTGGACGGGGCCGTCGACCCGTCGCTCGACTGGCGGCAGCGCATGCTCAGCCAGTCCACGGGGTTCAGGAAGGCGGTGGAGGAGTACGCCGACTCCTGCGCCGACACGGTCGGTGACGCGTGTCCCGGCGCTACGCCCGAGGAGATACGGTCCCTCGTCGACCGGCTCCTCGCGCGGACCGAGCGCGAGCCGCTGCCGGTCGACGACTCCCCGTACGGTCTCGACGCTTCGACCCTGGTCTCGGCACTCAGCCTCTCCATGTACACGCCGGAGGCCCAGTGGAAGGACCTGTCCGAGGCGCTGGTCGCGGCGGACGGCGGGGACGGCACGCCGCTGGCGGCCCTGGCCGCGGGCGAGGAGGAGCCGCCGGACACCGACGCGGGCGCCTCCGACGAACCCGCGGAGCCCGAGGCGTCCGACGGGCCCCCTGAGGACGAGGCCTCCGACGGGCCCTCGGACGACGTCCCCGAGGACAACGGCGACGCCGCCCTCATCGCGATCAACTGCCTCGACGTCCCCCACCCGCGTGACGCCCAGGCCTACTGGGACGCTCTCGCCCCCGCCGACAAGGCCGCGGGGGTCTACGGCACGACCGGCGTGACGAACGAACTGGTCTGCAAGGACCTGCCGGCCGGTGCCCAGCGCCCGCACCGGGTGAGGGCCGAGGGTGTCCCGCCGGTGCTCGTCGTGGGGACGGCGGGCGACCCGGCCACGCCGTACGGGGAGGCCGTGAGCCTGGCGGGCCAGTTCCCCCAGGGGATGCTGCTGTCGTTCGACGCTCCCGGCCACACCGGCTACGGACGCAGCGCCTGCGTCGACGGCAAGGTCGAGGCGTACCTGATCTCCCTGACGAAGATCCGCCCCGGCACGACCTGCACGGCATGA
- a CDS encoding DUF6777 domain-containing protein, whose product MLTGPAAITAITALASTLLVAGCSSGGEGGSHGEQPEAATAQEVFLQPVAARGPDPFTPSTARIAAPATPVVRDPGAASVQQIREVTGSTPGLYGGTRAEASCDVEQQAAFLAADPGRTRAFAEAAGIPEGNVPGWLRGLTPVVLRADTRVTNHGYRDGGATAFQSVLQTGTAVLVDQYGSPRVRCACGNPLRTPVSVQGGIHQGDPWDGFDPEHVIVVRPTSTVVTSLVIVNAADRTWIERRTGSDGAEDRKPVVEPSCDPDACHLTEAATPDPARPDPARPDPTRPDPVRPAPATPDLSTPVPTDPAPVIPDPSGSGGTGTDPSPAYPDASGEPYPDPYEEPTSEPFPDPSMDPYADPDADPHADPYADPYAEPPVEPPVEPPTAPEGGLPPEEFFPPDTGPEQPETFEG is encoded by the coding sequence GTGCTCACCGGGCCCGCCGCGATCACCGCGATCACCGCGCTCGCGTCGACGCTCCTCGTCGCCGGCTGCTCCTCCGGCGGGGAGGGCGGCAGCCACGGCGAGCAGCCCGAGGCAGCCACCGCCCAGGAGGTCTTCCTGCAGCCGGTCGCCGCCCGGGGCCCCGACCCCTTCACCCCGTCCACCGCCCGGATCGCCGCCCCCGCGACCCCGGTGGTACGCGACCCCGGCGCCGCCTCCGTCCAGCAGATCCGCGAGGTCACCGGCTCCACCCCCGGCCTCTACGGCGGCACGCGGGCGGAGGCGAGCTGCGACGTCGAGCAGCAGGCCGCCTTCCTCGCCGCCGACCCCGGCCGGACCCGGGCCTTCGCCGAGGCGGCAGGAATCCCCGAGGGGAACGTCCCCGGCTGGCTGCGCGGACTGACCCCGGTCGTCCTGCGCGCCGACACCCGGGTTACCAACCACGGCTACCGGGACGGCGGTGCCACCGCCTTCCAGTCCGTCCTCCAGACCGGCACGGCGGTCCTCGTCGACCAGTACGGCTCCCCGCGCGTCCGCTGCGCCTGCGGCAACCCGCTCCGCACGCCGGTCTCCGTCCAGGGCGGCATCCACCAGGGCGACCCGTGGGACGGCTTCGACCCCGAGCACGTGATCGTCGTCCGGCCGACCAGCACCGTCGTCACCAGCCTGGTCATCGTGAACGCCGCGGACCGCACCTGGATCGAGCGACGGACCGGCAGCGACGGGGCCGAGGACCGCAAGCCCGTGGTGGAGCCGTCGTGCGACCCGGACGCGTGCCACCTGACCGAGGCGGCCACGCCGGACCCGGCGCGGCCCGACCCGGCGCGACCCGATCCGACCCGGCCCGATCCCGTGCGGCCCGCCCCGGCCACGCCCGACCTGAGCACCCCGGTCCCGACCGACCCCGCACCCGTGATCCCGGACCCGTCGGGGAGCGGCGGCACCGGCACCGACCCGTCGCCCGCGTACCCCGACGCCTCCGGCGAGCCGTACCCCGACCCGTACGAGGAGCCGACCTCGGAGCCGTTCCCCGACCCGTCCATGGACCCGTACGCGGACCCCGATGCCGACCCCCACGCCGATCCGTACGCGGACCCGTACGCCGAGCCCCCGGTCGAGCCGCCCGTCGAGCCGCCGACAGCTCCGGAGGGTGGGCTTCCGCCCGAGGAGTTCTTCCCGCCCGACACGGGGCCGGAGCAGCCCGAGACGTTCGAAGGCTGA
- a CDS encoding YndJ family protein encodes MSLLVNPVVMIGMFWVVPTGLALLDGPRPPGWDPLRRAWPLLAAPGALALWLPRSGIAAALAAVYALATVALALQAPARLTLTRSLRPREIAVLTALVAPSVAGLALVAERASYPLFGFDLDLLALTVPHFHFAGFAAALVAGLVCRADDGPTARFAALSVPSGTLLVLVGYFVDDWAELVGAVVLTAGMTAVAVLTLRERRDLAAGRLTRGLLAVSALVLAVTMLLALSWALGEATGLPHLSLTWTAATHGLGNALGFAVCALLARRRLRTDRPTPTPTPTPTPTPTPTPTASPTPTASPAHPRTEIPA; translated from the coding sequence CTGTCGCTGCTGGTGAACCCGGTCGTGATGATCGGCATGTTCTGGGTGGTCCCGACGGGACTCGCGTTGCTCGACGGCCCCAGGCCGCCGGGCTGGGACCCGCTCCGCCGCGCCTGGCCCCTGCTCGCCGCCCCCGGGGCGCTGGCCCTGTGGCTGCCGCGCTCAGGGATCGCGGCGGCACTCGCCGCCGTCTACGCCCTGGCCACGGTGGCGCTCGCGCTCCAGGCCCCGGCGCGGCTGACCCTGACCCGTTCCCTGCGGCCCCGGGAGATCGCCGTCCTCACGGCCCTGGTCGCGCCGTCCGTCGCGGGCCTGGCGCTCGTCGCCGAGCGGGCCTCGTACCCGCTCTTCGGCTTCGACCTGGACCTCCTCGCGCTGACCGTGCCGCACTTCCACTTCGCGGGCTTCGCCGCCGCTCTCGTCGCCGGGCTCGTCTGCCGCGCCGACGACGGTCCGACCGCCCGCTTCGCCGCCCTCAGCGTCCCGTCCGGCACCCTGCTCGTCCTGGTCGGCTACTTCGTCGACGACTGGGCCGAGCTCGTCGGGGCGGTCGTCCTCACGGCCGGCATGACGGCCGTCGCGGTCCTCACTCTGCGCGAGCGCCGGGACCTCGCGGCCGGCCGGCTCACGCGCGGGCTCCTCGCCGTCTCGGCCCTGGTCCTCGCCGTCACCATGCTGCTCGCGCTGAGCTGGGCGCTCGGCGAGGCCACGGGACTGCCGCACCTCAGCCTGACGTGGACGGCCGCGACACACGGCCTGGGCAACGCCCTCGGCTTCGCCGTCTGCGCCCTGCTCGCCCGCCGCCGCCTCCGGACGGACCGGCCGACGCCGACGCCGACACCGACACCGACACCGACACCGACACCGACACCGACAGCATCACCGACACCGACAGCATCACCCGCCCACCCGCGAACGGAGATCCCGGCATGA
- a CDS encoding Fpg/Nei family DNA glycosylase: MPELPEVEALREFLGAHLVGKEIARVLPVAVSVLKTYDPSLTAVEGAEVTAVGRHGKFLDLATTGAAGELHLLIHLARAGWLRWQDPLPSGPPKPGKGPLALRTALTGGDGFDLTEAGTTKRLAVHLVRDPQDVPGVARLGPDPLAEDFGPEEFAALLAGERRQIKGALRDQRLIAGIGNAYSDEILHAARMSPFKPTGNLTPEETAALYTAMRTTLGEAVERAHGLAAGKLKAEKKSGLRVHGRTGEPCPVCGDVIREVSFSDSSLQYCPTCQTGGRPLADRRMSKLLK; the protein is encoded by the coding sequence ATGCCCGAACTGCCCGAGGTGGAAGCGCTGCGCGAGTTCCTCGGCGCGCATCTCGTGGGCAAGGAGATCGCCCGCGTCCTGCCCGTCGCGGTCAGCGTCCTCAAGACGTACGACCCGTCCCTGACCGCCGTCGAGGGAGCCGAGGTCACCGCCGTCGGCCGGCACGGGAAGTTCCTCGACCTCGCCACCACCGGCGCCGCAGGCGAACTCCACCTCCTGATCCACCTGGCCCGCGCGGGCTGGCTCCGCTGGCAGGACCCGCTGCCTTCCGGACCGCCGAAGCCCGGCAAGGGCCCGCTGGCGCTGCGTACCGCCCTCACCGGAGGCGACGGCTTCGACCTCACCGAGGCGGGCACCACCAAACGGCTCGCGGTGCACCTCGTCCGCGACCCGCAGGACGTGCCGGGCGTCGCCCGCCTCGGCCCCGACCCGCTCGCGGAGGACTTCGGCCCCGAGGAGTTCGCCGCCCTCCTCGCCGGCGAACGACGGCAGATCAAAGGCGCCCTGCGCGACCAGCGCCTCATCGCGGGCATCGGCAACGCCTACAGCGACGAGATCCTCCACGCCGCGAGGATGTCGCCCTTCAAACCCACCGGGAACCTCACCCCGGAGGAGACCGCCGCCCTCTACACGGCGATGCGGACCACCCTCGGCGAGGCCGTCGAGCGCGCCCACGGCCTCGCCGCCGGCAAGCTCAAGGCCGAGAAGAAGAGCGGACTGCGCGTCCACGGCCGGACCGGGGAACCCTGCCCGGTGTGCGGGGACGTCATCCGCGAAGTGAGCTTCAGCGACTCCTCCCTCCAGTACTGCCCCACCTGCCAGACCGGCGGCAGGCCGCTCGCCGACCGCAGGATGTCGAAACTGCTCAAGTAG
- a CDS encoding DUF1990 family protein, which yields MTRLTTGLTRTARPRPSLTYPEVGATRAPESLPEGYHHLRHSAVVGHGRTAFEAAGAAVTTWRTHRASGATVRSEAVRAEPGIHLEVSVGVGPVRLGAPCAVVWTAYEEHRVGFAYGTLTGHPERGEESFVVTLEPDGSVRFTVTAFSRPAAWYTRLAGPLIPPLQRAYARRLGRTLRRLVRT from the coding sequence ATGACCCGCCTCACGACCGGCCTCACCCGCACCGCCCGCCCCCGCCCGAGCCTCACCTACCCCGAGGTCGGCGCCACCCGCGCCCCGGAGAGCCTCCCGGAGGGCTACCACCACCTGCGGCACAGCGCGGTCGTCGGCCACGGCCGCACCGCCTTCGAGGCCGCCGGCGCCGCTGTCACCACCTGGCGGACGCACCGCGCCTCCGGGGCGACCGTCCGCAGCGAGGCCGTCCGTGCCGAGCCCGGCATCCATCTGGAGGTGTCGGTGGGCGTCGGACCGGTCCGGCTCGGCGCCCCGTGCGCGGTGGTCTGGACGGCGTACGAGGAACACCGCGTCGGCTTCGCCTACGGCACCCTGACCGGGCACCCGGAGCGCGGGGAGGAGTCCTTCGTCGTCACGCTGGAGCCCGACGGCTCGGTCCGGTTCACGGTCACCGCGTTCAGTCGGCCGGCGGCCTGGTACACGCGTCTCGCCGGCCCCCTGATCCCGCCGCTCCAGCGGGCGTACGCACGCCGGCTGGGCCGGACCCTGCGGCGCCTCGTCAGGACCTGA
- a CDS encoding sensor histidine kinase KdpD produces the protein MSPALPRRTRTLTPTARVLRLRRRISLLFALTSAVGLIAMAVFAVRSDSARWREQLDHAMEADTSWALGLLETDENGRLATDVLADTVNTGCPPLTVLLVTGDAPGGPGTPDEAVGLTVQHAPTAPCLAVSPGVVLESGRAVARTGEARGFDRRTTDGGPVRVFALPFYAPEAAEDEGPQGVLVTLSDATAQRDDHRRLVWVVTGGCAVLVLLSAAVGHVLSGRAIRPALSALDRQEAFLADAAHDLRTPAASLRTLAETALRGETDSTDVHRRTLRLAEGMGRLVDGLLTRARLMSGTATVARQPLRLDQLVEAVAQEAAEASTEGHRIRVEAEDTVVVADPELVRRAVGNLLGNALAHGHGPGLPADVLITVVRDGTLTIEDEGPGLPPEVADALFERFRSGSGSTGLGLSIAAWVAHAHGGTLTAGRGERGGARFVLRLPRS, from the coding sequence GTGAGCCCCGCTCTCCCCCGCCGGACGCGGACGCTCACCCCGACCGCGCGGGTGCTGCGGCTGCGTCGGCGGATCAGTCTGCTGTTCGCGCTGACCAGCGCCGTGGGGCTGATCGCGATGGCCGTGTTCGCCGTACGGAGCGACAGCGCGCGCTGGCGGGAGCAGCTCGACCACGCGATGGAGGCGGACACCAGCTGGGCCCTCGGGCTCCTGGAGACCGACGAGAACGGGCGGCTGGCCACGGACGTCCTGGCGGACACGGTGAACACCGGGTGTCCGCCGCTGACCGTGCTGCTCGTGACCGGCGACGCCCCCGGCGGCCCCGGCACGCCGGACGAGGCGGTCGGCCTGACCGTCCAGCACGCGCCGACCGCGCCGTGTCTGGCCGTGAGCCCCGGGGTGGTCCTGGAGTCCGGCCGTGCGGTGGCCCGGACCGGGGAGGCGCGGGGCTTCGACCGGCGTACGACGGACGGCGGGCCGGTGCGGGTGTTCGCGCTGCCTTTCTACGCCCCGGAGGCGGCGGAGGACGAGGGGCCGCAGGGCGTCCTCGTGACGTTGTCCGACGCGACGGCCCAGCGGGACGATCACCGTCGGCTCGTGTGGGTGGTGACGGGCGGCTGCGCGGTGCTCGTGCTGTTGTCCGCGGCCGTCGGGCACGTGCTGTCGGGGCGGGCGATCCGCCCGGCGCTGTCCGCGCTCGACCGGCAGGAGGCGTTCCTCGCGGACGCGGCGCACGACCTGCGGACCCCGGCCGCCTCGCTCCGGACGCTCGCGGAGACGGCGCTGCGCGGCGAGACGGACAGCACGGACGTGCACCGGCGCACGTTGCGCCTGGCGGAGGGCATGGGCCGGCTGGTCGACGGGCTGCTCACCCGGGCGCGGCTCATGTCCGGTACGGCCACGGTGGCCCGCCAGCCGCTGCGTCTGGACCAGTTGGTGGAGGCGGTCGCCCAGGAAGCCGCCGAGGCCTCCACGGAGGGCCATCGCATCCGGGTCGAGGCGGAGGACACGGTCGTGGTCGCCGATCCGGAGCTGGTGCGCCGCGCGGTCGGCAATCTGCTGGGCAACGCGCTCGCGCACGGCCACGGGCCCGGCCTGCCGGCGGACGTGCTGATCACGGTGGTCCGGGACGGCACGCTGACGATCGAGGACGAGGGTCCCGGCCTGCCGCCGGAGGTCGCGGACGCCCTGTTCGAACGGTTCCGCAGCGGATCCGGGTCCACCGGCCTCGGCCTGTCCATCGCCGCCTGGGTCGCCCACGCCCATGGCGGCACGCTCACGGCGGGGCGCGGGGAACGCGGCGGGGCCAGGTTCGTCCTGCGGCTGCCGAGGTCGTAG